A genomic window from Equus asinus isolate D_3611 breed Donkey chromosome 25, EquAss-T2T_v2, whole genome shotgun sequence includes:
- the ARHGAP30 gene encoding rho GTPase-activating protein 30 isoform X5: MKSRQKGKKKGSSKERVFGCDLQEHLQHSGQEVPQVLRSCAEFVEEYGVVDGIYRLSGVSSNIQKLRQEFEAERKPDLRRDVYLQDIHCVSSLCKAYFRELPDPLLTYRLYDKFAEAVAVQLEPERLVKILEVLRELPVPNYRTLEFLMRHLVHMASFSAQTNMHARNLAIVWAPNLLRSKDIEASGFNGTAAFMEVRVQSIVVEFILTHVEQLFGGAALSGGEVESVWRSIPGARASGSPDDLMPRSLPYNLPSSLQAGDGPPQIRPYHTIIEIGEHKRKGSLKVRKWRSIFNLGRSGHETKRKVLRGAEDREDKSDKGTLRPAKSMDSLSAAAGACDDEKLEASPAPGPLTDSGPADVAPALEDCLSQEVEEFSVEPPLDDLSLDEAQFVLAPSCCSLDSADPRPEAEDESGEEVFLSAYDDLSPILGPKSPSWEGPGSLEEEAARCGNQEAPGQTEGEQACWEIGEDKEAEPGSRWDIREEAEGSPESEVEAGEADEKEGEVGGNQEMMVCLRKDSGEETEAKGEESMGPQEDECMEEAKVMEEGGGEQGKDKEKKRKTEREEEAKEGEEAQVEPGRDPEHRAQENQVAEESWEVVHKQEAEEGREDEVKGQSKDGDQEAREEQGDGEDNRSPEAAAEGRVGEVSKERESGDGEAEGDQGAGGDHLEEGSLPEGSHVESLEVDSAKEGNAHSSETQQAVPQPPRPEEMEPEGQPSPEGCNLCPCPFGSAGSVGMRLASTLVQVQQVRSVPVVPPKPQFAKMPSAMCGKIHVAPANPCPRPGRLDGTPGERAWGSRASRSSWRNGGSLSFDAAVAMARDRQKTEAQGVRRTLTCTGGVDYSLIPRTSPCSMIPAHSFRPFSCLELQSEGTEGSGSRSRLSLPPREPQPPDPLMPPQRRSYAFETQANPEKGEGL, encoded by the exons GCAGGAGTTTGAGGCAGAGCGGAAGCCAGACCTGCGGCGAGATGTTTACCTCCAGGACATTCACTGCGTCTCTTCCTTGTGCAAGGCCTATTTCCGAGAACTGCCAGATCCCCTGCTCACTTACCGGCTCTATGACAAGTTTGCT GAGGCTGTGGCAGTGCAATTGGAGCCAGAGCGCTTGGTCAAGATCCTAGAGGTGCTTCGAGAACTCCCTGTCCCAAACTACAG GACCCTGGAGTTCCTCATGAGGCACTTGGTGCACATGGCCTCATTCAGTGCCCAGACCAACATGCACGCCCGCAACCTGGCCATCGTGTGGGCCCCCAACCTGCTGAG GTCTAAGGACATAGAGGCCTCAGGCTTCAATGGGACAGCAGCCTTCATGGAGGTGCGTGTGCAGTCCATCGTTGTCGAGTTCATCCTCACACATGTGGAGCAGCTCTTTGGGGGTGCTGCCCTCTCTG gtGGTGAGGTGGAGAGTGTATGGCGATCAATTCCAGGGGCCCGGGCATCAGGCAGCCCCGATGACCTTATGCCCAGGTCCCTGCCCTACAACCTGCCTAGCAGCCTGCAGGCTGGAGATGGCCCCCCACAGATACGGCCCTACCACACTATCATTGAGATTGGAGAGCACAA gAGGAAGGGGTCTTTGAAGGTCAGGAAGTGGAGATCTATCTTCAACCTGGGTCGCTCTGGCCATGAGACTAAGCGTAAAGTTCTGCGGGGGGCTGAAGATAGGG AGGACAAATCTGATAAGGGGACTCTGCGGCCAGCCAAGAGCATGGACTCCCTGAGTGCTGCAGCTGGGGCCTGTGATG ATGAGAAGTTGGAGGCAAGTCCAGCCCCAGGTCCCCTGACTGACTCAGGCCCAGCGGATGTGGCCCCTGCCCTGGAGGACTGCCTGTCCCAGGAG GTGGAGGAGTTCTCTGTGGAGCCACCCCTGGATGACCTGTCTCTGGATGAGGCGCAGTTTGTCCTAGCTCCCAGCTGCTGTTCCCTGGACTCTGCTGACCCCAGGCCTGAAGCAGAGGACGAAAGTGGGGAGGAAGTCTTCCTGAGTGCCTACGATGACCTAAGTCCCATTCTGGGGCCCAAATCCCCAAGCTGGGAGGGTCCAGGCAGTCTGGAAGAAGAGGCAGCAAGGTGTGGAAATCAGGAGGCTCCAGGACAGACTGAGGGAGAGCAGGCATGCTGGGAAATTGGAGAGGACAAGGAAGCTGAGCCTGGAAGCAGATGGGACAtcagggaggaggctgaggggagtCCAGAGAGTGAGGTAGAGGCTGGAGAGGCTGATGAGAAAGAAGGGGAGGTTGGGGGAAACCAAGAGATGATGGTCTGTTTGAGAAAAGATAGTGGGGAAGAgacagaggccaagggagaggAGTCCATGGGTCCACAGGAGGATGAGTGTATGGAAGAAGCTAAGGttatggaggaaggaggaggagagcagggaaaagacaaggagaagaaaagaaagactgagagagaggaagaggctaaggaaggagaggaagcccAGGTAGAACCTGGAAGGGACCCAGAGCACAGGGCCCAGGAAAACCAAGTTGCTGAGGAGAGCTGGGAAGTTGTACACAAACAAGAGgctgaggaaggcagagaggatgAGGTCAAAGGACAGAGCAAGGATGGGGACCAAGAGGCAAGAGAAGAACAAGGAGATGGTGAAGATAACAGAAGCCCAGAAGCAGCAGCTGAAGGAAGAGTAGGGGAGGTGAGCAAGGAACGAGAGAGTGGGGATGGAGAGGCTGAGGGAGACCAGGGGGCTGGAGGTGACCATTTAGAAGAGGGCTCCCTCCCTGAAGGGTCACATGTAGAGTCCCTGGAGGTTGACAGTGCCAAAGAGGGCAATGCTCACTCCTCTGAGACACAACAGGCAGTCCCACAGCCGCCCCGGCCAGAGGAGATGGAGCCTGAGGGGCAGCCCAGTCCAGAGGGCTGCAATCTGTGCCCCTGTCCATTTGGCTCAGCTGGCAGTGTGGGCATGCGCCTGGCTTCCACCTTGGTTCAGGTCCAACAGGTCCGCTCTGTGCCTGTGGTGCCCCCCAAACCACAGTTTGCCAAGATGCCCAGTGCAATGTGTGGCAAGATCCATGTGGCACCTGCAAACCCATGCCCGAGGCCTGGTCGGCTTGATGGGACTCCTGGGGAAAGGGCTTGGGGGTCCCGAGCCTCCCGCTCCTCTTGGAGGAATGGGGGCAGTCTTTCCTTTGATGCTGCTGTGGCCATGGCCCGGGACCGccagaagactgaggctcagggtgTTCGGCGGACGCTGACCTGTACTGGGGGTGTGGATTACAGCCTCATCCCCAGAACCTCCCCCTGTAGCATGATCCCTGCTCATTCTTTCCGACCCTTTAGCTGCTTGGAGCTCCAATCTGAAGGCACAGAAGGGTCTGGATCCCGGAGTCGGCTTAGTTTGCCCCCCAGAGAACCCCAGCCCCCTGACCCTCTTATGCCCCCCCAGCGCCGATCATATGCATTTGAAACACAGGCTAACCCTGAGAAAGGTGAAGGACTGTGA
- the ARHGAP30 gene encoding rho GTPase-activating protein 30 isoform X4, translated as MRHLVHMASFSAQTNMHARNLAIVWAPNLLRSKDIEASGFNGTAAFMEVRVQSIVVEFILTHVEQLFGGAALSGGEVESVWRSIPGARASGSPDDLMPRSLPYNLPSSLQAGDGPPQIRPYHTIIEIGEHKRKGSLKVRKWRSIFNLGRSGHETKRKVLRGAEDREDKSDKGTLRPAKSMDSLSAAAGACDEPEGLVGPSSPRPNPLLQESLENYSVEVAEGEQEPEGEALGGTNSEPGTPRAGRSAIRVGASSRAERCAGVHISDPYNVNLPLHITSILNVPPNIISNVALARLTRGLECPALQPRTSPAFGPGPGPGPGPGPPDEKLEASPAPGPLTDSGPADVAPALEDCLSQEVQDSFSFLEDSSSSEPEWVGAEDGEVAKAGAAGAAFSPGEDDPGMGYMEELLGDGHQVEEFSVEPPLDDLSLDEAQFVLAPSCCSLDSADPRPEAEDESGEEVFLSAYDDLSPILGPKSPSWEGPGSLEEEAARCGNQEAPGQTEGEQACWEIGEDKEAEPGSRWDIREEAEGSPESEVEAGEADEKEGEVGGNQEMMVCLRKDSGEETEAKGEESMGPQEDECMEEAKVMEEGGGEQGKDKEKKRKTEREEEAKEGEEAQVEPGRDPEHRAQENQVAEESWEVVHKQEAEEGREDEVKGQSKDGDQEAREEQGDGEDNRSPEAAAEGRVGEVSKERESGDGEAEGDQGAGGDHLEEGSLPEGSHVESLEVDSAKEGNAHSSETQQAVPQPPRPEEMEPEGQPSPEGCNLCPCPFGSAGSVGMRLASTLVQVQQVRSVPVVPPKPQFAKMPSAMCGKIHVAPANPCPRPGRLDGTPGERAWGSRASRSSWRNGGSLSFDAAVAMARDRQKTEAQGVRRTLTCTGGVDYSLIPRTSPCSMIPAHSFRPFSCLELQSEGTEGSGSRSRLSLPPREPQPPDPLMPPQRRSYAFETQANPEKGEGL; from the exons ATGAGGCACTTGGTGCACATGGCCTCATTCAGTGCCCAGACCAACATGCACGCCCGCAACCTGGCCATCGTGTGGGCCCCCAACCTGCTGAG GTCTAAGGACATAGAGGCCTCAGGCTTCAATGGGACAGCAGCCTTCATGGAGGTGCGTGTGCAGTCCATCGTTGTCGAGTTCATCCTCACACATGTGGAGCAGCTCTTTGGGGGTGCTGCCCTCTCTG gtGGTGAGGTGGAGAGTGTATGGCGATCAATTCCAGGGGCCCGGGCATCAGGCAGCCCCGATGACCTTATGCCCAGGTCCCTGCCCTACAACCTGCCTAGCAGCCTGCAGGCTGGAGATGGCCCCCCACAGATACGGCCCTACCACACTATCATTGAGATTGGAGAGCACAA gAGGAAGGGGTCTTTGAAGGTCAGGAAGTGGAGATCTATCTTCAACCTGGGTCGCTCTGGCCATGAGACTAAGCGTAAAGTTCTGCGGGGGGCTGAAGATAGGG AGGACAAATCTGATAAGGGGACTCTGCGGCCAGCCAAGAGCATGGACTCCCTGAGTGCTGCAGCTGGGGCCTGTGATG AGCCAGAGGGGCTGGTAGGACCCAGTAGTCCTCGGCCAAACCCACTGCTGCAAGAGAGCTTGGAGAATTATTCTGTGGAGGTGGCAGAGGGTGAACAGGAGCCTGAGGGAGAGGCACTGGGTGGCACAAACTCTGAGCCAGGCACACCACGAGCTGGGCGGTCAGCGATCCGTGTTGGGGCCAGCAGCCGTGCAGAGCGCTGTGCTGGCGTCCACATCTCAGATCCCTACAATGTCAACCTCCCACTACACATCACCTCTATCCTCAACGTGCCCCCAAACATCATCTCTAACGTCGCCTTGGCCAGACTCACTCGTGGCCTTGAGTGCCCGGCCCTACAGCCTCGGACAAGCCCTGCCtttggccctggccctggccctggccctggccccggTCCCCCAG ATGAGAAGTTGGAGGCAAGTCCAGCCCCAGGTCCCCTGACTGACTCAGGCCCAGCGGATGTGGCCCCTGCCCTGGAGGACTGCCTGTCCCAGGAGGTGCAGGATTCCTTCTCCTTCCTAGAGGACTCAAGCAGCTCAGAACCTGAGTGGGTGGGGGCGGAGGATGGGGAGGTGGCCAaggcaggagcagcaggagcagcctTCTCCCCTGGGGAGGACGACCCTGGGATGGGCTACATGGAGGAGCTCCTGGGAGATGGGCATCAG GTGGAGGAGTTCTCTGTGGAGCCACCCCTGGATGACCTGTCTCTGGATGAGGCGCAGTTTGTCCTAGCTCCCAGCTGCTGTTCCCTGGACTCTGCTGACCCCAGGCCTGAAGCAGAGGACGAAAGTGGGGAGGAAGTCTTCCTGAGTGCCTACGATGACCTAAGTCCCATTCTGGGGCCCAAATCCCCAAGCTGGGAGGGTCCAGGCAGTCTGGAAGAAGAGGCAGCAAGGTGTGGAAATCAGGAGGCTCCAGGACAGACTGAGGGAGAGCAGGCATGCTGGGAAATTGGAGAGGACAAGGAAGCTGAGCCTGGAAGCAGATGGGACAtcagggaggaggctgaggggagtCCAGAGAGTGAGGTAGAGGCTGGAGAGGCTGATGAGAAAGAAGGGGAGGTTGGGGGAAACCAAGAGATGATGGTCTGTTTGAGAAAAGATAGTGGGGAAGAgacagaggccaagggagaggAGTCCATGGGTCCACAGGAGGATGAGTGTATGGAAGAAGCTAAGGttatggaggaaggaggaggagagcagggaaaagacaaggagaagaaaagaaagactgagagagaggaagaggctaaggaaggagaggaagcccAGGTAGAACCTGGAAGGGACCCAGAGCACAGGGCCCAGGAAAACCAAGTTGCTGAGGAGAGCTGGGAAGTTGTACACAAACAAGAGgctgaggaaggcagagaggatgAGGTCAAAGGACAGAGCAAGGATGGGGACCAAGAGGCAAGAGAAGAACAAGGAGATGGTGAAGATAACAGAAGCCCAGAAGCAGCAGCTGAAGGAAGAGTAGGGGAGGTGAGCAAGGAACGAGAGAGTGGGGATGGAGAGGCTGAGGGAGACCAGGGGGCTGGAGGTGACCATTTAGAAGAGGGCTCCCTCCCTGAAGGGTCACATGTAGAGTCCCTGGAGGTTGACAGTGCCAAAGAGGGCAATGCTCACTCCTCTGAGACACAACAGGCAGTCCCACAGCCGCCCCGGCCAGAGGAGATGGAGCCTGAGGGGCAGCCCAGTCCAGAGGGCTGCAATCTGTGCCCCTGTCCATTTGGCTCAGCTGGCAGTGTGGGCATGCGCCTGGCTTCCACCTTGGTTCAGGTCCAACAGGTCCGCTCTGTGCCTGTGGTGCCCCCCAAACCACAGTTTGCCAAGATGCCCAGTGCAATGTGTGGCAAGATCCATGTGGCACCTGCAAACCCATGCCCGAGGCCTGGTCGGCTTGATGGGACTCCTGGGGAAAGGGCTTGGGGGTCCCGAGCCTCCCGCTCCTCTTGGAGGAATGGGGGCAGTCTTTCCTTTGATGCTGCTGTGGCCATGGCCCGGGACCGccagaagactgaggctcagggtgTTCGGCGGACGCTGACCTGTACTGGGGGTGTGGATTACAGCCTCATCCCCAGAACCTCCCCCTGTAGCATGATCCCTGCTCATTCTTTCCGACCCTTTAGCTGCTTGGAGCTCCAATCTGAAGGCACAGAAGGGTCTGGATCCCGGAGTCGGCTTAGTTTGCCCCCCAGAGAACCCCAGCCCCCTGACCCTCTTATGCCCCCCCAGCGCCGATCATATGCATTTGAAACACAGGCTAACCCTGAGAAAGGTGAAGGACTGTGA
- the ARHGAP30 gene encoding rho GTPase-activating protein 30 isoform X6 has translation MRHLVHMASFSAQTNMHARNLAIVWAPNLLRSKDIEASGFNGTAAFMEVRVQSIVVEFILTHVEQLFGGAALSGGEVESVWRSIPGARASGSPDDLMPRSLPYNLPSSLQAGDGPPQIRPYHTIIEIGEHKRKGSLKVRKWRSIFNLGRSGHETKRKVLRGAEDREDKSDKGTLRPAKSMDSLSAAAGACDEPEGLVGPSSPRPNPLLQESLENYSVEVAEGEQEPEGEALGGTNSEPGTPRAGRSAIRVGASSRAERCAGVHISDPYNVNLPLHITSILNVPPNIISNVALARLTRGLECPALQPRTSPAFGPGPGPGPGPGPPDEKLEASPAPGPLTDSGPADVAPALEDCLSQEVEEFSVEPPLDDLSLDEAQFVLAPSCCSLDSADPRPEAEDESGEEVFLSAYDDLSPILGPKSPSWEGPGSLEEEAARCGNQEAPGQTEGEQACWEIGEDKEAEPGSRWDIREEAEGSPESEVEAGEADEKEGEVGGNQEMMVCLRKDSGEETEAKGEESMGPQEDECMEEAKVMEEGGGEQGKDKEKKRKTEREEEAKEGEEAQVEPGRDPEHRAQENQVAEESWEVVHKQEAEEGREDEVKGQSKDGDQEAREEQGDGEDNRSPEAAAEGRVGEVSKERESGDGEAEGDQGAGGDHLEEGSLPEGSHVESLEVDSAKEGNAHSSETQQAVPQPPRPEEMEPEGQPSPEGCNLCPCPFGSAGSVGMRLASTLVQVQQVRSVPVVPPKPQFAKMPSAMCGKIHVAPANPCPRPGRLDGTPGERAWGSRASRSSWRNGGSLSFDAAVAMARDRQKTEAQGVRRTLTCTGGVDYSLIPRTSPCSMIPAHSFRPFSCLELQSEGTEGSGSRSRLSLPPREPQPPDPLMPPQRRSYAFETQANPEKGEGL, from the exons ATGAGGCACTTGGTGCACATGGCCTCATTCAGTGCCCAGACCAACATGCACGCCCGCAACCTGGCCATCGTGTGGGCCCCCAACCTGCTGAG GTCTAAGGACATAGAGGCCTCAGGCTTCAATGGGACAGCAGCCTTCATGGAGGTGCGTGTGCAGTCCATCGTTGTCGAGTTCATCCTCACACATGTGGAGCAGCTCTTTGGGGGTGCTGCCCTCTCTG gtGGTGAGGTGGAGAGTGTATGGCGATCAATTCCAGGGGCCCGGGCATCAGGCAGCCCCGATGACCTTATGCCCAGGTCCCTGCCCTACAACCTGCCTAGCAGCCTGCAGGCTGGAGATGGCCCCCCACAGATACGGCCCTACCACACTATCATTGAGATTGGAGAGCACAA gAGGAAGGGGTCTTTGAAGGTCAGGAAGTGGAGATCTATCTTCAACCTGGGTCGCTCTGGCCATGAGACTAAGCGTAAAGTTCTGCGGGGGGCTGAAGATAGGG AGGACAAATCTGATAAGGGGACTCTGCGGCCAGCCAAGAGCATGGACTCCCTGAGTGCTGCAGCTGGGGCCTGTGATG AGCCAGAGGGGCTGGTAGGACCCAGTAGTCCTCGGCCAAACCCACTGCTGCAAGAGAGCTTGGAGAATTATTCTGTGGAGGTGGCAGAGGGTGAACAGGAGCCTGAGGGAGAGGCACTGGGTGGCACAAACTCTGAGCCAGGCACACCACGAGCTGGGCGGTCAGCGATCCGTGTTGGGGCCAGCAGCCGTGCAGAGCGCTGTGCTGGCGTCCACATCTCAGATCCCTACAATGTCAACCTCCCACTACACATCACCTCTATCCTCAACGTGCCCCCAAACATCATCTCTAACGTCGCCTTGGCCAGACTCACTCGTGGCCTTGAGTGCCCGGCCCTACAGCCTCGGACAAGCCCTGCCtttggccctggccctggccctggccctggccccggTCCCCCAG ATGAGAAGTTGGAGGCAAGTCCAGCCCCAGGTCCCCTGACTGACTCAGGCCCAGCGGATGTGGCCCCTGCCCTGGAGGACTGCCTGTCCCAGGAG GTGGAGGAGTTCTCTGTGGAGCCACCCCTGGATGACCTGTCTCTGGATGAGGCGCAGTTTGTCCTAGCTCCCAGCTGCTGTTCCCTGGACTCTGCTGACCCCAGGCCTGAAGCAGAGGACGAAAGTGGGGAGGAAGTCTTCCTGAGTGCCTACGATGACCTAAGTCCCATTCTGGGGCCCAAATCCCCAAGCTGGGAGGGTCCAGGCAGTCTGGAAGAAGAGGCAGCAAGGTGTGGAAATCAGGAGGCTCCAGGACAGACTGAGGGAGAGCAGGCATGCTGGGAAATTGGAGAGGACAAGGAAGCTGAGCCTGGAAGCAGATGGGACAtcagggaggaggctgaggggagtCCAGAGAGTGAGGTAGAGGCTGGAGAGGCTGATGAGAAAGAAGGGGAGGTTGGGGGAAACCAAGAGATGATGGTCTGTTTGAGAAAAGATAGTGGGGAAGAgacagaggccaagggagaggAGTCCATGGGTCCACAGGAGGATGAGTGTATGGAAGAAGCTAAGGttatggaggaaggaggaggagagcagggaaaagacaaggagaagaaaagaaagactgagagagaggaagaggctaaggaaggagaggaagcccAGGTAGAACCTGGAAGGGACCCAGAGCACAGGGCCCAGGAAAACCAAGTTGCTGAGGAGAGCTGGGAAGTTGTACACAAACAAGAGgctgaggaaggcagagaggatgAGGTCAAAGGACAGAGCAAGGATGGGGACCAAGAGGCAAGAGAAGAACAAGGAGATGGTGAAGATAACAGAAGCCCAGAAGCAGCAGCTGAAGGAAGAGTAGGGGAGGTGAGCAAGGAACGAGAGAGTGGGGATGGAGAGGCTGAGGGAGACCAGGGGGCTGGAGGTGACCATTTAGAAGAGGGCTCCCTCCCTGAAGGGTCACATGTAGAGTCCCTGGAGGTTGACAGTGCCAAAGAGGGCAATGCTCACTCCTCTGAGACACAACAGGCAGTCCCACAGCCGCCCCGGCCAGAGGAGATGGAGCCTGAGGGGCAGCCCAGTCCAGAGGGCTGCAATCTGTGCCCCTGTCCATTTGGCTCAGCTGGCAGTGTGGGCATGCGCCTGGCTTCCACCTTGGTTCAGGTCCAACAGGTCCGCTCTGTGCCTGTGGTGCCCCCCAAACCACAGTTTGCCAAGATGCCCAGTGCAATGTGTGGCAAGATCCATGTGGCACCTGCAAACCCATGCCCGAGGCCTGGTCGGCTTGATGGGACTCCTGGGGAAAGGGCTTGGGGGTCCCGAGCCTCCCGCTCCTCTTGGAGGAATGGGGGCAGTCTTTCCTTTGATGCTGCTGTGGCCATGGCCCGGGACCGccagaagactgaggctcagggtgTTCGGCGGACGCTGACCTGTACTGGGGGTGTGGATTACAGCCTCATCCCCAGAACCTCCCCCTGTAGCATGATCCCTGCTCATTCTTTCCGACCCTTTAGCTGCTTGGAGCTCCAATCTGAAGGCACAGAAGGGTCTGGATCCCGGAGTCGGCTTAGTTTGCCCCCCAGAGAACCCCAGCCCCCTGACCCTCTTATGCCCCCCCAGCGCCGATCATATGCATTTGAAACACAGGCTAACCCTGAGAAAGGTGAAGGACTGTGA